In the Candidatus Binatia bacterium genome, one interval contains:
- a CDS encoding glycosyltransferase family 39 protein — protein MQGEDRRWWVLVAAALTLATVGNWETLTDDHRAFAVGLPWWSSALTVLGLAAWRADRRQPRPDRPPWTRADSVAVAVVLAGAALFRLWGIDRYPPSAGFGFEEYQTGGLAFRTVQNWLAPTLEFPLTNFLPAVSFRVFGLSGWALRAPFLASGIVAPVFLYLALRRVTARPAAWAGAMLLAGNRWAGAAARFADEIFFPISLVALAAWLWVRVLQERRQLGVFALSLVLSDFFYAYSGYRGLPLIVLAGSAVLAVRRRPNRPAAAHDRQLFTMALAVWGVMLGPGIMTVRAGESSLFFEAIHRHGDAWGSGHLLAERVAAAVARLRLGWGVFALAGDEFPTVNIPNEPMFDPITAALATLAVGVALVRRDAGRRLALAVVAIPFFVLALIPANFNVSRYFVLLVPIFFLLGYLFDDVRRWLGRGGSALPIALVVGIVGLNFRGLLRVIDSPVVQASFGSGENTVLAAIHAVPAGSRVVLLTVDGSNAFEPSDYLWLTVHAQGGRAASLDAALRVAAEEGKAVYWITQGRAEGALLPALVASVCPGARSKVWPAATPEATVGVSWIEPGSACGERPAQGLRGVYRVVESTGNEREVSQIDPALCAYTIPWSLGWELQDRQIQSLHVEWQGRISPTTEGEYRLRLEVQGARAALLVDDRETQVDGSTEQWTSAYLPVTMATEPLALRIRLDAQAGNTPRVRLYWTPPGGEEHLIPPNRLQPARQG, from the coding sequence GTGCAGGGCGAGGACCGCAGGTGGTGGGTGCTGGTTGCCGCGGCGCTGACCCTGGCCACGGTTGGTAACTGGGAGACGCTGACCGACGACCACCGAGCCTTTGCCGTCGGCCTGCCGTGGTGGTCGAGCGCACTGACCGTCCTCGGACTGGCGGCATGGCGGGCCGACCGCCGTCAGCCGCGGCCGGATCGTCCGCCCTGGACGCGCGCCGACAGCGTGGCCGTGGCGGTGGTCCTCGCCGGCGCCGCGTTGTTCCGCCTTTGGGGCATCGACCGTTACCCGCCATCCGCCGGCTTCGGTTTCGAGGAATATCAGACTGGCGGCCTGGCGTTCAGAACCGTCCAGAACTGGTTGGCGCCGACGCTCGAGTTCCCGCTGACGAACTTTCTGCCCGCGGTCAGCTTCCGCGTGTTCGGTTTGTCGGGTTGGGCGTTGCGCGCCCCGTTCCTCGCCAGCGGCATCGTCGCCCCGGTGTTCCTCTATCTCGCTCTGCGCCGGGTAACCGCGCGGCCGGCAGCCTGGGCCGGGGCCATGCTGCTGGCCGGCAACCGGTGGGCCGGGGCCGCCGCCCGCTTCGCCGACGAGATCTTCTTTCCGATCTCTCTCGTAGCGCTTGCCGCGTGGCTGTGGGTTCGGGTGCTGCAGGAGCGTCGTCAGCTCGGCGTCTTTGCCCTCTCGTTGGTCTTGAGCGACTTCTTCTACGCGTACAGCGGCTACCGAGGGTTGCCGCTGATCGTCCTGGCTGGCTCGGCAGTGCTCGCGGTAAGGCGCCGCCCGAACCGGCCGGCGGCGGCGCACGACAGGCAGCTCTTCACAATGGCCCTGGCGGTCTGGGGCGTCATGTTGGGTCCCGGGATCATGACGGTTCGAGCCGGAGAATCGTCTCTTTTTTTCGAAGCTATACATCGGCATGGGGACGCGTGGGGGAGTGGGCATTTGCTGGCAGAGCGTGTCGCGGCGGCGGTCGCACGCCTGCGCCTGGGCTGGGGGGTGTTCGCCCTCGCCGGCGACGAGTTCCCCACCGTCAACATTCCGAACGAGCCGATGTTCGACCCGATCACCGCGGCGCTGGCGACACTGGCGGTAGGCGTCGCGCTGGTCCGCCGCGATGCCGGGCGCCGTTTGGCACTGGCGGTCGTGGCCATACCCTTCTTCGTCCTTGCCCTGATTCCCGCGAACTTCAACGTTTCGCGCTACTTCGTCCTGCTGGTCCCGATCTTCTTCCTGCTGGGGTACTTGTTCGACGACGTGCGCCGCTGGCTGGGCAGAGGGGGCAGCGCGCTCCCCATTGCGCTCGTGGTGGGGATCGTCGGTCTCAACTTCCGCGGTCTGCTGCGGGTTATCGATAGTCCGGTCGTCCAGGCATCGTTCGGGTCGGGTGAAAACACGGTGCTGGCCGCCATTCACGCCGTGCCGGCCGGCAGTCGTGTGGTCCTGCTGACGGTCGACGGCAGCAACGCCTTCGAGCCGTCAGACTATCTCTGGTTGACGGTACATGCGCAGGGCGGGCGGGCGGCTTCGCTCGATGCCGCGTTGCGGGTAGCGGCGGAGGAGGGAAAGGCCGTCTACTGGATCACGCAGGGGCGGGCGGAGGGGGCGCTGCTGCCGGCGCTGGTCGCGTCGGTCTGCCCGGGGGCCAGGTCGAAGGTCTGGCCGGCGGCGACGCCCGAAGCGACCGTCGGCGTGAGCTGGATCGAACCGGGCAGCGCCTGTGGCGAACGGCCGGCGCAGGGGTTGCGCGGGGTTTATCGCGTAGTCGAGTCAACCGGGAACGAGCGTGAGGTAAGCCAGATCGACCCGGCGCTGTGTGCGTACACGATCCCATGGTCGCTGGGGTGGGAACTGCAGGATCGGCAGATCCAGAGTCTGCACGTGGAGTGGCAGGGCAGAATCAGTCCAACGACGGAAGGGGAGTACCGGCTGCGCCTGGAGGTTCAGGGCGCACGTGCGGCTCTGCTCGTCGACGATCGCGAGACGCAGGTGGACGGTTCCACCGAGCAGTGGACGAGCGCTTACTTACCGGTGACCATGGCCACCGAGCCGCTCGCCCTGAGGATTCGGCTCGACGCGCAGGCGGGTAACACCCCGCGTGTACGGCTGTACTGGACGCCGCCGGGAGGAGAGGAGCATCTGATTCCGCCGAACCGGCTCCAGCCGGCGCGGCAGGGGTAA
- a CDS encoding ferritin-like domain-containing protein, which yields MPTRATPVPALTDIHDLDPAQFLEEVHSFDFWFAAVEGYLSGLTHGHRADTPEVPLPDVDRERLITVLCNYVVGETAALEGASGLVAIAPNRLCKVFLSTQVVDEGRHLEVFLQRLLDLGVTDPEAEVERRASRNLQVFRRRLLELVAGKDWEAALFAQNVILESLEFAVFHSHAQTADPITREILSGVIKDERRHVGFGENELGRRLQRSPHIRARIAHVKKELDHLVLETLEETVRTIGVATDEQGRLGRAYLETVERLGFV from the coding sequence TTGCCGACTCGTGCCACACCGGTGCCGGCGCTGACTGACATCCACGACCTCGACCCCGCGCAGTTCCTCGAGGAGGTTCACTCGTTCGATTTCTGGTTTGCGGCCGTCGAGGGATATCTATCCGGTCTTACGCACGGTCACCGGGCGGACACCCCGGAGGTTCCGCTGCCTGACGTCGACCGGGAACGCTTAATAACCGTCCTGTGCAATTACGTCGTTGGCGAGACCGCGGCGCTCGAGGGCGCTAGCGGTCTCGTCGCCATCGCCCCCAACCGGCTCTGCAAGGTTTTTCTGTCGACGCAGGTGGTGGACGAAGGTCGTCACCTCGAGGTGTTCCTGCAACGCCTATTGGATCTCGGGGTCACGGATCCGGAAGCAGAGGTGGAAAGGCGGGCGAGCCGCAACCTTCAGGTGTTCCGCCGTCGCCTGCTCGAACTGGTGGCGGGCAAGGATTGGGAGGCGGCGTTGTTTGCGCAGAACGTCATCCTGGAATCGCTGGAATTTGCGGTGTTCCACAGCCACGCTCAGACGGCTGACCCCATTACCCGCGAGATCCTTTCCGGCGTGATCAAAGACGAACGGCGGCATGTCGGCTTCGGGGAGAACGAACTCGGCCGACGCCTCCAACGTTCGCCGCATATCCGGGCCCGCATCGCTCACGTCAAGAAGGAGCTCGACCACCTCGTCCTTGAGACACTTGAGGAAACGGTCCGCACCATCGGCGTGGCGACCGACGAGCAGGGTCGTCTGGGACGCGCGTATCTCGAGACGGTCGAACGCCTCGGATTCGTGTGA
- a CDS encoding ferritin-like domain-containing protein, protein MVDFLSAYSIQKWLESCPQGYLENTVFGHPPEEKEPELLLSNPVLREETIRATVQLVVGERCALAASSGLINAAPDEGSKRFLATQTLDEARHVEIFSQRLYDLGVRKEDLEGVLSQYANKNLVKFAEVLLEKVDKKDFVAGVVGQNIVLEGMAFSVFEMMHALNQGMNPKFAHTLSGTIADERRHVGFGENRIGSLIKEFPEKKAEVEKLQKDMSYHMLATFADLFRNNRARPEFEKLGAQARERGISAEWHGVELREMQPEDIEKVLSETVLKEFKVRLERIGLAYQTPSRP, encoded by the coding sequence ATGGTCGACTTCCTGTCCGCGTACTCAATCCAGAAGTGGCTTGAATCGTGCCCGCAGGGGTACCTCGAGAACACCGTGTTCGGACACCCGCCCGAAGAGAAGGAGCCGGAGCTGCTCCTTTCCAACCCGGTCCTGCGCGAGGAAACCATTCGCGCCACCGTCCAACTCGTGGTCGGCGAGCGCTGCGCCCTGGCCGCTTCTTCGGGGTTGATCAACGCCGCCCCCGACGAGGGCTCGAAGCGCTTCCTCGCGACGCAAACGCTCGACGAAGCCCGCCACGTCGAGATCTTCTCCCAGCGGCTGTACGACCTCGGGGTCCGCAAGGAAGACCTCGAAGGTGTGCTCTCTCAGTACGCCAACAAGAATCTGGTCAAGTTCGCCGAGGTCCTCCTCGAAAAAGTCGACAAGAAGGACTTCGTTGCCGGTGTGGTCGGGCAGAACATCGTCCTCGAAGGTATGGCGTTCAGCGTCTTCGAGATGATGCACGCGCTCAACCAGGGCATGAACCCGAAGTTTGCCCATACCCTTTCGGGAACGATCGCGGACGAACGGCGTCACGTCGGCTTCGGGGAGAACCGCATCGGTTCGCTGATCAAGGAGTTTCCGGAGAAGAAAGCCGAGGTCGAGAAGCTGCAGAAGGACATGTCCTACCACATGCTGGCGACATTCGCAGACCTCTTCCGCAACAACCGGGCGCGGCCGGAGTTCGAAAAGCTTGGCGCACAAGCGCGCGAGCGCGGCATCTCTGCCGAGTGGCACGGCGTCGAACTGCGGGAGATGCAGCCCGAGGACATAGAAAAGGTCCTCTCGGAAACCGTTCTTAAGGAGTTCAAGGTAAGACTCGAGCGCATCGGCCTGGCGTACCAGACGCCGTCGCGTCCGTGA
- a CDS encoding discoidin domain-containing protein, whose protein sequence is MAEEVLDDFADVSGWMPVASGLAQLTISPDRDVYGAALRLDFDFHGGGGFVVARKTLVRSLPESYALHFSLRGTASPHRFEVKLADGTGRNVWWKHWDEFAFPPEWQAMTLRSRDFEFAWGPAGGGVLRELGAIEFAIAAGADGGAGTVWIGDLRWVDRTYRSTPVVQASSALPDHPAGAALEENRTRGWRSLPGVNAAWLAIDFVEVREYGGLVVHWDTSAPVRAFRVETSDDGARWTTVHTAEAIGVDTSYVYLPGTESRRLRLGVEAATNRGCGIAKLDVQPFEFSRSITAFLEHVARDAPRGQYPRWLAGEQSYWTPIGLPDGQTSAIMNEEGLIEFDRGSPSIEPFLFVDDRLLTWADVAVTQALVDGWIPVPASRWVAGDLSLDTTACATRAGETPVLCVHYRVTNRGNTGRRATLFVAVRPFQVNPPWQSFGDLGGARRIRTLSYRDGAVWIDAERAIVPLTAARGFGAAPFELGSVTSYLVRCDLPPRAEVDDPFGYASGALAFDVDLAPGESRDVNLAIPFGNATAATVGDARGIDGARVFGTVVGDWRERLGGVAFTVPDAAREATDTARAAAAQVLVNRDGAALQPGPRRYTRAWIRDGAIMAAALLRLGRGVEACAFVRWYATFQRADGNVPCCVDRTGPDWLAEHDSHGEFIFAAMECFRFTHDRTFLAEMWPAVRGAVDYLETLRATRLGPAFEAPAVRARRGLMPESVSHEGYLAHPVHAYWDDFWALQGYRDAAAMAAILGEDDEARRIGAGRDELGAAVRASLACTIADRGIDYVPGSVEWADFDPTATANAVGLLDAVEDLPRETLERTFDRYLEGFRQRRDGAVEWNNYSAYEIRIVGALVRLGRRADAAELLDFFLADRRPAAWRQWPEISWRDRRSPGHIGDVPHTWIGAEYVLALRSLFVYERRVDDALVMAGGIPADWLAAGDAVGVSGLPTPYGTLDLHCRRTGVSKLVVSVGGALTVPPGGLVLQPPLAGPLARVTVNGQMASGFDAAAVTVRVCPAEVLLTS, encoded by the coding sequence ATGGCCGAAGAGGTGCTGGACGACTTTGCCGACGTATCGGGTTGGATGCCGGTCGCGTCGGGACTGGCGCAACTGACGATCTCCCCCGACCGGGACGTTTACGGTGCCGCACTGCGCCTGGATTTCGACTTCCACGGTGGCGGCGGCTTCGTGGTCGCGCGCAAGACCCTCGTGCGCTCGCTGCCGGAGAGCTACGCGCTGCACTTCTCGCTGCGCGGAACGGCGTCCCCCCATCGCTTCGAGGTGAAGCTTGCCGACGGCACGGGCCGCAACGTCTGGTGGAAGCACTGGGACGAGTTCGCATTTCCGCCCGAGTGGCAGGCGATGACGTTGCGCAGTCGCGATTTCGAGTTCGCCTGGGGCCCGGCGGGCGGTGGAGTCCTGCGCGAGTTGGGCGCCATCGAATTCGCGATCGCCGCGGGCGCCGACGGCGGGGCGGGCACCGTGTGGATCGGCGACTTGCGATGGGTGGACCGCACCTACCGGTCCACCCCGGTCGTGCAGGCTTCGAGCGCGCTGCCCGACCATCCGGCGGGCGCGGCGTTGGAGGAGAACCGCACCCGCGGATGGCGGAGTTTGCCCGGCGTGAATGCCGCCTGGTTGGCGATCGACTTCGTGGAGGTGCGCGAGTACGGCGGCCTCGTCGTGCACTGGGACACGTCCGCCCCGGTGCGCGCCTTCCGGGTGGAGACATCCGACGACGGCGCCCGCTGGACGACCGTGCACACGGCGGAAGCGATCGGAGTCGACACCAGTTATGTCTATCTCCCCGGGACGGAGTCGCGCCGGTTGCGCCTCGGCGTGGAGGCGGCGACGAATCGTGGCTGCGGCATCGCTAAGCTGGACGTGCAGCCTTTCGAGTTCTCGCGATCGATCACGGCGTTCCTCGAACACGTCGCCCGCGACGCACCGCGCGGGCAATACCCGCGCTGGCTGGCCGGCGAGCAGAGCTACTGGACACCGATCGGGCTTCCCGATGGACAGACCAGCGCGATCATGAACGAAGAGGGGCTGATCGAGTTCGATCGCGGTTCGCCGTCGATCGAGCCGTTTCTGTTCGTGGACGACCGTCTCCTGACGTGGGCCGACGTCGCCGTTACGCAGGCGCTTGTGGACGGCTGGATTCCGGTGCCGGCGTCGCGGTGGGTTGCCGGCGATCTCTCGCTCGACACCACGGCGTGCGCGACGCGTGCGGGTGAGACGCCCGTGCTATGCGTCCACTACCGAGTCACCAACCGTGGCAACACCGGCCGGCGTGCGACGCTGTTCGTGGCGGTGCGGCCGTTTCAGGTCAATCCGCCGTGGCAGAGCTTCGGCGACCTCGGCGGTGCGCGCCGGATCCGCACGCTCTCGTACCGTGACGGGGCGGTGTGGATCGACGCAGAGCGGGCGATTGTCCCGCTGACGGCGGCGCGCGGATTTGGCGCGGCGCCCTTCGAACTTGGGTCGGTGACGTCGTACCTGGTCCGGTGTGACTTGCCGCCGCGCGCGGAGGTCGACGACCCGTTCGGATACGCGTCCGGAGCCCTGGCTTTCGATGTCGATCTTGCACCGGGAGAATCGCGGGACGTAAATCTCGCGATTCCGTTCGGCAACGCCACGGCGGCGACGGTCGGCGACGCGCGCGGCATCGACGGGGCTCGGGTCTTCGGTACGGTCGTTGGTGACTGGCGGGAGCGGCTCGGCGGAGTGGCGTTTACGGTTCCAGACGCGGCTCGCGAGGCCACCGACACGGCGCGCGCGGCGGCGGCGCAAGTACTCGTCAATCGCGACGGCGCGGCGTTGCAACCGGGGCCGCGGCGATACACGCGCGCGTGGATCCGCGACGGGGCGATCATGGCTGCCGCCCTGCTGCGTCTGGGCCGGGGTGTTGAGGCGTGCGCCTTCGTGCGTTGGTACGCTACGTTTCAGCGCGCCGACGGCAATGTGCCATGCTGTGTGGACCGTACCGGACCGGACTGGCTGGCGGAGCACGACAGCCACGGCGAGTTCATCTTCGCGGCGATGGAATGCTTTCGGTTTACCCACGACCGGACGTTTCTGGCCGAGATGTGGCCGGCGGTGCGCGGGGCGGTCGACTACCTGGAGACGTTGAGGGCGACGCGGCTGGGCCCGGCGTTCGAGGCTCCGGCCGTGCGGGCCCGACGTGGGCTGATGCCGGAATCGGTGAGTCACGAGGGTTACCTCGCCCATCCCGTGCACGCGTACTGGGACGACTTCTGGGCGTTGCAGGGGTATCGGGATGCGGCGGCGATGGCGGCAATACTGGGCGAGGACGACGAGGCGCGGCGCATCGGCGCGGGACGTGACGAGTTGGGAGCGGCGGTGCGGGCTTCGCTCGCATGCACGATCGCCGATCGCGGCATCGACTACGTACCCGGATCGGTGGAATGGGCCGACTTCGATCCGACGGCAACTGCGAACGCAGTGGGCCTGCTCGACGCGGTGGAGGACCTGCCGCGCGAGACGTTGGAACGTACCTTCGACCGGTATCTGGAGGGTTTCCGGCAGCGCCGCGACGGGGCCGTGGAGTGGAACAACTACTCGGCGTACGAGATCCGCATCGTCGGGGCACTGGTTCGCCTGGGGCGGCGCGCCGACGCGGCCGAGTTGCTCGATTTCTTTCTCGCCGATCGGCGGCCGGCGGCGTGGCGGCAATGGCCGGAGATTTCGTGGCGTGACCGGCGCAGTCCCGGACACATCGGCGACGTGCCGCACACGTGGATCGGCGCGGAGTACGTCTTGGCGTTGCGCAGTCTCTTTGTTTACGAAAGGCGAGTCGATGATGCGCTGGTAATGGCGGGCGGCATCCCCGCTGACTGGCTGGCCGCGGGCGATGCGGTCGGGGTGAGCGGGTTGCCGACGCCTTACGGCACGCTCGATCTGCACTGCCGCCGCACGGGGGTGTCGAAGCTCGTGGTGTCGGTGGGCGGGGCTCTGACCGTGCCACCCGGCGGGTTGGTGCTGCAGCCTCCGCTGGCCGGCCCGCTCGCTCGGGTGACCGTGAACGGGCAAATGGCAAGCGGTTTTGACGCCGCCGCCGTGACGGTCCGCGTTTGCCCGGCGGAGGTCCTCTTAACCTCTTAA
- a CDS encoding ERAP1-like C-terminal domain-containing protein, producing MNDRDFRLSKDVMPVRYALRIEADLDAWQFRGSADIDVTVKRPTASVTLHALDLTIAGAVVEIGGAERPATVTGNPVAETVTLQPAAPLQPGSARLRLQFSGAIIERLRGFYRSHKDGARYAATQFEAADARRAFPCFDEPEFKARFALTLVVPDGVTAIANGAVRHQTSLPEGRTEIVFAETPPISTYLVAYCVGPFDATPAAQTPSGVPVRVFLPRGMADKGIYARDAHARSLTYLEDYTGIPYPYGKVDAIGVPDFEAGAMENPGAITYRLTAIAADPERTSVHALKGIFYTAAHELTHMWWGDLVTMAWWDDLWLNESFATFVGYKAVAELMPEWGLWRDFVATLARPFALDALVSTHPISFEVKNAKQATERFDVITYWKGAGVVRMIEGFLGAEAFRAGVRTYLGRYRESNATADDFWRELTTASRRDVATIADAWIKTPGHPVVHVGATQADDGLRLTLRQERFFADAEASRNVEPQVWPVPMIFACGGPGGVREERVLLTAARAEVTLRGARWCFPNGGGTGFYRFTMDDAAFAALLGAVPEALAPHERLNLVDNQWALLRAGKVSVEQFFRLVDAYRGETDRAVFAALADHLAWLGLHAVGDGARTAFERYVCAYYEPVLTALGWDPQPEESADDRMKRAAVLGALGLVARAPAVRVEARHRLERYLDDRRSLDPNLASAVAGIAARDGDAELYDRYLERKRSASTDPEEEQRFLLALAAFEPPALIRRTLDLVLTGEVRAQDRPFLLAGLLGRRASREHAWSFVRDRWQELAALMDPMLVQNLIRALGQLTAEPTASEVRTFLPPRATEETRETIAQVSELLAIDSATVRRLTPALATWLGQAIGGR from the coding sequence ATGAACGACCGCGACTTTCGTCTGTCCAAAGACGTCATGCCGGTACGCTACGCACTGCGCATCGAAGCCGATCTCGACGCCTGGCAGTTCCGTGGCTCCGCCGACATCGACGTGACCGTAAAGCGCCCGACGGCGAGCGTCACGCTGCACGCCCTCGATCTGACGATCGCCGGCGCCGTCGTCGAGATCGGCGGTGCGGAGCGGCCCGCGACGGTGACCGGTAACCCCGTCGCGGAAACCGTGACCTTGCAACCGGCCGCGCCGTTGCAGCCCGGTTCGGCGCGTCTGCGCTTACAGTTCTCCGGCGCCATCATCGAGCGGCTGCGTGGCTTCTACCGCTCGCACAAGGACGGTGCCCGCTACGCGGCGACTCAGTTCGAAGCCGCCGACGCACGCCGCGCCTTCCCGTGCTTCGACGAACCCGAATTCAAGGCCCGATTCGCCCTCACGCTGGTCGTTCCTGACGGCGTTACCGCGATCGCCAACGGCGCCGTTCGGCATCAGACCTCTTTGCCCGAAGGACGAACCGAAATCGTCTTCGCGGAAACCCCGCCGATCTCCACGTATCTGGTCGCCTACTGCGTTGGCCCCTTCGACGCGACCCCCGCCGCCCAGACGCCGAGCGGTGTGCCCGTGCGAGTCTTTCTGCCGCGAGGGATGGCGGACAAGGGCATCTATGCCCGCGATGCCCATGCGCGGTCGTTGACGTATCTCGAAGACTACACTGGGATTCCGTATCCGTACGGCAAGGTCGACGCCATCGGCGTGCCGGACTTCGAGGCCGGCGCGATGGAGAACCCGGGGGCTATCACGTACCGCCTGACGGCGATCGCCGCCGATCCGGAGCGCACTTCCGTCCACGCGCTCAAGGGCATTTTCTACACCGCGGCGCACGAACTTACGCACATGTGGTGGGGCGATCTGGTGACCATGGCCTGGTGGGACGATCTGTGGCTGAACGAGTCGTTCGCGACCTTCGTCGGCTACAAGGCGGTTGCCGAGCTGATGCCCGAGTGGGGGCTGTGGCGCGACTTCGTCGCGACGCTGGCGCGTCCGTTTGCGCTCGACGCGCTGGTTTCCACCCATCCCATTTCGTTCGAGGTCAAGAACGCCAAGCAGGCCACGGAGCGCTTCGACGTCATCACCTACTGGAAGGGCGCCGGTGTGGTGCGCATGATCGAAGGCTTCCTCGGGGCCGAGGCCTTCCGAGCGGGAGTTCGCACCTACCTCGGTAGATACCGCGAGAGCAACGCGACCGCGGACGACTTCTGGCGCGAGCTCACAACCGCCTCGCGGCGCGACGTGGCAACCATCGCCGATGCGTGGATCAAGACCCCGGGACACCCCGTCGTTCACGTCGGGGCGACACAGGCCGACGACGGACTGCGCCTCACGCTGCGCCAGGAGCGCTTCTTTGCGGATGCCGAGGCGAGCCGAAACGTCGAGCCGCAGGTCTGGCCTGTACCGATGATCTTCGCCTGCGGAGGGCCGGGTGGGGTCCGTGAGGAGAGAGTCCTGCTGACGGCGGCACGCGCGGAGGTAACGCTTCGGGGTGCGCGATGGTGCTTCCCGAACGGCGGCGGTACCGGGTTCTATCGATTCACGATGGACGACGCGGCATTCGCGGCGCTGCTCGGGGCGGTGCCCGAGGCCCTGGCGCCGCACGAACGTCTCAACCTCGTCGACAACCAGTGGGCTCTGCTGCGGGCGGGCAAGGTATCGGTCGAGCAGTTCTTCCGTTTGGTCGATGCTTACCGGGGCGAGACGGACCGGGCCGTGTTCGCCGCCCTCGCCGATCACCTCGCCTGGCTGGGGCTGCACGCCGTCGGCGACGGCGCGCGGACGGCATTCGAGCGCTACGTCTGCGCCTACTACGAACCGGTGCTAACGGCCCTGGGTTGGGATCCGCAGCCGGAGGAGTCGGCGGACGACCGTATGAAGCGTGCGGCCGTGCTGGGTGCCCTCGGCCTGGTGGCCCGCGCCCCGGCGGTACGAGTCGAGGCGCGGCACCGCCTCGAACGCTACCTCGACGATCGCAGGTCGCTCGACCCCAACCTCGCATCGGCGGTTGCCGGCATTGCCGCCCGCGACGGCGACGCCGAGCTTTACGACCGCTACCTCGAGCGCAAGCGCAGCGCCTCCACGGATCCCGAGGAGGAGCAGCGTTTTCTGCTCGCGCTGGCGGCGTTCGAGCCCCCCGCGCTCATCCGGCGCACGCTCGATCTGGTCCTCACCGGCGAAGTGCGCGCGCAGGATCGTCCGTTTCTGCTCGCCGGCCTCCTGGGGCGGCGCGCATCGCGAGAACACGCGTGGTCTTTCGTCCGTGACCGCTGGCAGGAACTGGCGGCGCTGATGGACCCGATGTTGGTGCAGAACCTGATCCGGGCCCTGGGGCAGTTAACTGCCGAGCCAACGGCATCGGAGGTTCGCACCTTTCTGCCGCCGCGCGCCACCGAGGAAACGCGGGAAACGATCGCTCAGGTGAGCGAGCTGCTCGCCATCGACTCCGCGACGGTCCGCCGCCTGACCCCGGCACTGGCGACCTGGCTGGGGCAGGCTATAGGCGGGAGGTGA